A genomic window from Lotus japonicus ecotype B-129 chromosome 1, LjGifu_v1.2 includes:
- the LOC130730505 gene encoding protein NRT1/ PTR FAMILY 5.3-like isoform X2, giving the protein MSVVDEKGLPSGKEDYTQDGTVDLKGRPVLRSKTGSWKACTFIVGYELFERMAYYGISSNLVVFLGSKLHEGTVASSNNVSNWAGVVWTTPLVGAYIADAYLGRYWTFIIASCIYLLVFVAAGIKWKAHVPHDPKQLHELSMEEYANNSRNRIDHTSTLRFLDKAAVKTGKTSPWRLCTVTQVEETKQMTKMVPILITTLIPCTMLIQAHTLFIKQGTTLDRSMGPNFEIPPAGLSAILIISMLTSIPIYDRVFVPVIRRYTKNPRGITMLQRLGAGLLMYVLIMVIAWLTERKRLRVAREKHLLGQHDIIPLSIFILIPQYALTGVAENFAEIAKMDFFYYQAPEGMKSLGISYSTTSVALGCFLSSFLLSTVADITKKHSHQGWILDNLNISRLDYYYAFMVILSFLNFLCFLVTAKFFDYNVDVTHEKSGSELNPASLDNARICQGSESTAQPDAK; this is encoded by the exons ATGTCAGTGGTAGATGAAAAAGGCCTTCCAAGCGGGAAGGAAGATTACACTCAAGATGGCACTGTGGACCTCAAAGGTAGACCAGTTTTAAGGTCAAAAACTGGATCGTGGAAAGCTTGTACCTTCATAGTAG GGTATGAGTTGTTTGAGAGGATGGCTTACTATGGGATATCATCAAACTTGGTGGTGTTTCTAGGGAGTAAACTTCATGAGGGTACTGTGGCATCTTCAAACAACGTTAGCAACTGGGCTGGTGTTGTGTGGACGACACCCCTTGTAGGAGCTTACATAGCTGATGCCTATCTTGGTCGATACTGGACCTTTATAATTGCGTCATGCATTTATCTTTTG GTTTTTGTTGCTGCTGGAATAAAGTGGAAGGCACATGTCCCACATGATCCAAAACAGCTACATGAGCTTAGCATGGAAGAGTATGCAAATAACAGCAGAAACAGAATTGATCACACTTCCACATTAAG ATTCCTTGATAAAGCAGCTGTAAAGACAGGCAAAACTTCTCCATGGAGGCTTTGTACAGTGACCCAAGTAGAGGAAACCAAGCAAATGACAAAAATGGTTCCTATTTTGATCACAACACTCATTCCATGCACCATGCTAATTCAAGCACACACATTATTCATCAAACAAGGAACCACGCTAGACAGGAGTATGGGACCCAATTTTGAAATACCTCCAGCAGGACTTTCGGCAATTCTGATTATCAGCATGTTGACAAGCATTCCAATCTACGACCGTGTTTTTGTTCCGGTGATCCGGCGGTACACAAAGAACCCCAGAGGGATCACAATGCTGCAGAGACTGGGAGCTGGCCTTCTGATGTATGTTCTTATAATGGTCATTGCATGGTTGACTGAGAGGAAAAGACTCAGAGTTGCTAGAGAAAAGCACCTCCTAGGCCAACATGATATAATTCCTCTTTCTATTTTCATCCTCATCCCTCAGTATGCCTTGACAGGGGTAGCTGAAAACTTCGCCGAAATTGCCAAGATGGATTTCTTCTATTATCAAGCACCAGAAGGCATGAAAAGCCTTGGAATATCATATTCCACAACCAGCGTAGCTTTAGGATGTTTTCTCAGTAGTTTTCTTCTGTCAACTGTTGCTGATATCACCAAGAAACACAGTCACCAGGGTTGGATTTTGGATAATCTAAACATCTCCCGTTTAGATTATTATTATGCATTCATGGTGATACTGAgcttcctgaactttctttgcTTTCTGGTTACTGCGAAGTTCTTTGATTATAATGTTGATGTAACTCACGAAAAATCAGGCTCAGAGCTGAACCCTGCATCTCTGGACAATGCTAGAATATGCCAGGGCAGTGAAAGCACTGCACAGCCAGATGCCAAGTAG
- the LOC130730505 gene encoding protein NRT1/ PTR FAMILY 5.2-like isoform X1, producing the protein MSVVDEKGLPSGKEDYTQDGTVDLKGRPVLRSKTGSWKACTFIVGYELFERMAYYGISSNLVVFLGSKLHEGTVASSNNVSNWAGVVWTTPLVGAYIADAYLGRYWTFIIASCIYLLGMCLLTLTVSLPALRPPPCAQGVENQDCPQASPWTRGIFYLALYIIALGAGGTKPNISTMGADQFDEYEPKENTYKLSFFNWWVFSILVGVLFSTTVLVYIQDNLSWSLGYGLPTVGLAFSILVFLVGTPFYRHKLPSGSPLTRMLQVFVAAGIKWKAHVPHDPKQLHELSMEEYANNSRNRIDHTSTLRFLDKAAVKTGKTSPWRLCTVTQVEETKQMTKMVPILITTLIPCTMLIQAHTLFIKQGTTLDRSMGPNFEIPPAGLSAILIISMLTSIPIYDRVFVPVIRRYTKNPRGITMLQRLGAGLLMYVLIMVIAWLTERKRLRVAREKHLLGQHDIIPLSIFILIPQYALTGVAENFAEIAKMDFFYYQAPEGMKSLGISYSTTSVALGCFLSSFLLSTVADITKKHSHQGWILDNLNISRLDYYYAFMVILSFLNFLCFLVTAKFFDYNVDVTHEKSGSELNPASLDNARICQGSESTAQPDAK; encoded by the exons ATGTCAGTGGTAGATGAAAAAGGCCTTCCAAGCGGGAAGGAAGATTACACTCAAGATGGCACTGTGGACCTCAAAGGTAGACCAGTTTTAAGGTCAAAAACTGGATCGTGGAAAGCTTGTACCTTCATAGTAG GGTATGAGTTGTTTGAGAGGATGGCTTACTATGGGATATCATCAAACTTGGTGGTGTTTCTAGGGAGTAAACTTCATGAGGGTACTGTGGCATCTTCAAACAACGTTAGCAACTGGGCTGGTGTTGTGTGGACGACACCCCTTGTAGGAGCTTACATAGCTGATGCCTATCTTGGTCGATACTGGACCTTTATAATTGCGTCATGCATTTATCTTTTG GGAATGTGTTTATTGACACTAACAGTATCACTACCAGCACTGCGGCCACCACCATGTGCTCAAGGTGTAGAAAACCAGGATTGTCCACAGGCATCGCCGTGGACAAGAGGTATTTTCTACCTTGCCTTGTACATCATTGCACTAGGTGCTGGGGGAACCAAGCCCAACATTTCTACCATGGGGGCAGACCAATTTGACGAGTATGAACCTAAGGAGAATACATATAAGCTTTCCTTCTTCAATTGGTGGGTTTTTAGCATCCTAGTTGGTGTCCTTTTCTCCACCACTGTCTTGGTTTACATACAAGATAATTTGAGTTGGTCCCTTGGGTATGGCCTTCCAACCGTTGGGCTAGCTTTTTCAATATTGGTGTTTCTGGTAGGAACTCCATTTTACAGGCACAAATTGCCCTCAGGCAGCCCTTTAACAAGGATGCTTCAGGTTTTTGTTGCTGCTGGAATAAAGTGGAAGGCACATGTCCCACATGATCCAAAACAGCTACATGAGCTTAGCATGGAAGAGTATGCAAATAACAGCAGAAACAGAATTGATCACACTTCCACATTAAG ATTCCTTGATAAAGCAGCTGTAAAGACAGGCAAAACTTCTCCATGGAGGCTTTGTACAGTGACCCAAGTAGAGGAAACCAAGCAAATGACAAAAATGGTTCCTATTTTGATCACAACACTCATTCCATGCACCATGCTAATTCAAGCACACACATTATTCATCAAACAAGGAACCACGCTAGACAGGAGTATGGGACCCAATTTTGAAATACCTCCAGCAGGACTTTCGGCAATTCTGATTATCAGCATGTTGACAAGCATTCCAATCTACGACCGTGTTTTTGTTCCGGTGATCCGGCGGTACACAAAGAACCCCAGAGGGATCACAATGCTGCAGAGACTGGGAGCTGGCCTTCTGATGTATGTTCTTATAATGGTCATTGCATGGTTGACTGAGAGGAAAAGACTCAGAGTTGCTAGAGAAAAGCACCTCCTAGGCCAACATGATATAATTCCTCTTTCTATTTTCATCCTCATCCCTCAGTATGCCTTGACAGGGGTAGCTGAAAACTTCGCCGAAATTGCCAAGATGGATTTCTTCTATTATCAAGCACCAGAAGGCATGAAAAGCCTTGGAATATCATATTCCACAACCAGCGTAGCTTTAGGATGTTTTCTCAGTAGTTTTCTTCTGTCAACTGTTGCTGATATCACCAAGAAACACAGTCACCAGGGTTGGATTTTGGATAATCTAAACATCTCCCGTTTAGATTATTATTATGCATTCATGGTGATACTGAgcttcctgaactttctttgcTTTCTGGTTACTGCGAAGTTCTTTGATTATAATGTTGATGTAACTCACGAAAAATCAGGCTCAGAGCTGAACCCTGCATCTCTGGACAATGCTAGAATATGCCAGGGCAGTGAAAGCACTGCACAGCCAGATGCCAAGTAG
- the LOC130730504 gene encoding protein NRT1/ PTR FAMILY 5.2-like, translating into MILHTRQEPIKVDAILSSIMSLVDEEKGLGSRKEDYTQDGTVDLKGGPVLRSKTGSWKACFFIVGYELFERMAYYGISTNLVVYLGKKLHQGTVTSSNNVSNWAGVVWTMPLAGAYIADAHLGRYWTFVIASCIYLWGMCLLTLAVSLPALRPPACAQGVENQDCPQASPLAKGVFFLALYIIAVGTGGTKPNISTMGADQFDEFEPKERTHKFSFFNWWVFSILIGVLFAATFLVYIQDNVGWGVGYGLPTIGLAFSVLLFLVGTPFYRHKLPSGSPITTMLQVFVAAGIKWKAVVPDNPKQLHELSMEEYVTSRRNRIDHTSSFRFLDRAAIKTGKTSPWMLCTVTQVEETKQMTKMIPILITTIIPCSLAIQTSTLFITQGTTLDRRMGPHFEIPPAGLSAVMTVFTLISIPIYDCAFVPAMRQYTKNPRGIAMLQRLGAGLVMYIITMVTAWLSERKRLSVAREYNLLGQHDKIPLTIFILLPQFALTGVANNFVDIAMLDFFYDQAPEGMKSLGISYSTTSTALGCFFSSFLLSTVADLTKKHGHKGWVLDNLNVSHLDYYYAFMAILSVANFLCFLVAAKLFAYNVDVIHKKSGLEMNHASLDSARICQSSESTAQPDAKY; encoded by the exons ATGATTCTCCACACAAGACAAGAGCCAATTAAAGTCGATGCGATCTTGTCCAGCATCATGTCATTGGTAGATGAAGAGAAAGGCCTTGGCAGCAGAAAGGAAGATTACACTCAAGATGGCACTGTGGACCTCAAAGGTGGGCCAGTTTTAAGATCAAAGACTGGATCATGGAAAGCTTGTTTCTTCATAGTAG GGTATGAATTGTTTGAGAGAATGGCTTACTACGGCATATCAACAAACTTGGTGGTGTATCTAGGGAAGAAACTCCATCAGGGTACTGTTACATCTTCAAACAACGTTAGCAACTGGGCTGGGGTAGTGTGGACAATGCCACTCGCAGGAGCTTACATAGCTGATGCCCATCTTGGCCGATATTGGACATTTGTAATTGCATCATGCATTTATCTTTGG GGAATGTGTTTGCTGACTCTAGCAGTTTCACTACCAGCACTGAGGCCGCCGGCATGTGCTCAAGGTGTGGAAAACCAAGATTGCCCACAGGCATCGCCATTGGCAAAAGGCGTTTTCTTCCTTGCCTTGTACATAATTGCAGTAGGCACTGGGGGaacaaagcccaacatttcAACCATGGGGGCAGACCAATTTGACGAGTTCGAGCCTAAAGAGAGAACCCATAAGTTTTCCTTCTTTAATTGGTGGGTTTTTAGTATCCTTATCGGTGTCCTTTTCGCCGCTACTTTCTTGGTTTATATCCAAGACAATGTTGGTTGGGGCGTTGGATATGGCCTTCCAACAATTGGGCTCGCTTTTTCAGTATTGTTGTTTCTGGTAGGAACTCCATTTTATAGGCACAAATTGCCCTCAGGAAGCCCTATAACAACAATGCTTCAGGTTTTTGTTGCTGCTGGGATAAAGTGGAAAGCAGTTGTCCCTGATAATCCAAAACAGCTACATGAGCTGAGTATGGAAGAGTATGTAACTAGCAGGAGAAACAGAATTGATCACACATCATCATTCAG ATTCCTAGATAGAGCGGCTATAAAGACTGGAAAAACTTCTCCGTGGATGCTTTGTACAGTGACCCAAGTAGAGGAAACCAAGCAAATGACAAAAATGATTCCTATTTTGATCACTACAATTATTCCATGCAGCTTGGCAATTCAAACAAGCACACTATTCATTACCCAAGGCACCACGCTAGACAGGAGAATGGGACCCCATTTTGAAATCCCTCCGGCAGGTCTTTCAGCAGTTATGACTGTTTTCACGTTGATAAGTATCCCAATCTATGACTGTGCTTTTGTTCCGGCGATGCGTCAGTACACAAAGAACCCCAGAGGGATCGCAATGCTTCAGAGACTAGGAGCTGGTCTTGTGATGTACATAATTACAATGGTCACTGCATGGTTGAGTGAGAGGAAGAGACTCAGTGTTGCCAGAGAATACAACCTTTTAGGCCAGCATGATAAGATTCCTCTTACGATTTTTATCCTCCTCCCTCAGTTTGCCTTGACAGGGGTTGCTAATAACTTCGTCGATATTGCCATGTTGGACTTCTTCTATGATCAAGCACCAGAAGGCATGAAAAGCCTTGGAATATCATATTCCACAACCAGTACAGCTTTAGGATGTTTTTTCAGTAGCTTTCTGCTCTCAACTGTGGCTGATCTAACCAAGAAACACGGTCACAAGGGTTGGGTTTTGGATAATCTAAACGTCTCCCACTTAGATTATTATTATGCATTCATGGCGATACTGAGCGTAGCCAACTTCCTTTGCTTTCTGGTTGCTGCCAAGCTGTTTGCCTATAATGTTGATGTAATACACAAAAAATCAGGCTTGGAGATGAACCATGCATCTCTGGACAGTGCTAGAATATGCCAAAGCAGTGAAAGCACAGCACAACCAGATGCCAAGTACTAG
- the LOC130730508 gene encoding BRCA1-associated RING domain protein 1, translating to MEDSGKPNNKSKLMNPWMLHFQKLALELKCPLCLSLFEKPVLLPCDHLFCDSCLVDSSLSGSECAVCKTKYAQTDIRNVPFVENMVAIYRSLDASFCASMLQQRSNDDSRVLQQCQTFRDSSYSNIKKADNFSQSSPNSNGFGVGENRKSMITMHVKPEELEMSSGGRAGFRNDVKPYPMQRSRVEIGDHVEMDVNQVTQAAVYSPPFCDTKGSDNDCSELDSDHPFNPEILENSSLKRASTGKGNLKERKSQFRSESSASETDKPTRDLKRKKYLNKGDDHIQHVSTHHSKLVDSHCGLDLKSGKEPGELLPANIPIDLNPSTSICSFCQSSETSEATGPMLHYANGKSVIGDAAMQPNVIHVHRCCVDWAPQVYFVDETCKNLKAEVARGAKLKCSTCGLKGAALGCYVKSCKRTYHVPCAMDVSTCRWDQEKYLLLCPVHSNAKFPHEKSRPKKQATQEHPASAHLSSQLSNPLGAFHDDGKKVVFCGSALSDEEKVLLINFASKVGATVTKFWTSDVTHVIAATDANGACSRTLKVLMAILNGRWVLKIDWIKACMKVMSLVEEEPYEISLDNQGCNGGPKAGRLSALANEPKLFSGLKFYFSGDYVSSYKEDLEDLVEVGGGAVLTSKDKLEAKRHEFEVTSNLLIVYNLDPPQGSKLGDEVSTLWQRLNEAEDLAANTGSQVIGHTWILESIAACKLQPFIC from the exons ATGGAAGATTCTGGAAAACCGAACAACAAGAGCAAACTCATGAATCCATGGATGCTCCACTTCCAGAAACTCGCTCTCGAACTCAAATGCCCTCTCTG TTTGAGCTTGTTCGAGAAGCCAGTGTTGCTACCGTGTGACCACTTGTTCTGCGA TTCCTGCTTGGTTGATAGCTCCCTTTCTGGCTCTGAATGTGCTGTTTGCAAAACTAAGTATGCTCAAACAG ATATAAGAAATGTGCCGTTTGTGGAAAATATGGTAGCGATCTATAGAAGCTTGGATGCATCTTTTTGTGCTAGTATGTTGCAGCAACGCTCTAATG atgattctagggttttgcaGCAATGCCAGACATTTCGCGATTCAAGCTATAGTAATATTAAGAAGGCTGATAATTTTTCACAAAGTTCACCCAATTCTAATGGGTTTGGGGTTGGTGAGAATCGCAAATCTATGATTACAATGCATGTTAAACCAGAGGAGCTTGAGATGTCTAGTGGGGGAAGAGCTGGCTTTCGTAATGATGTAAAGCCTTATCCAATGCAACGCTCCCGGGTTGAAATTGGGGACCATGTGGAAATGGATGTGAATCAAGTGACACAAGCTGCAGTCTACAGCCCTCCATTTTGTGATACCAAAGGTTCGGATAATGACTGCAGCGAACTAGACAGTGATCAT CCATTCAATCCTGAGATATTGGAAAATTCTTCATTGAAGAGAGCAAGCACAGGAAAAGGaaatttgaaagaaagaaagtctCAGTTCAGGTCTGAAAGTTCGGCATCTGAAACTGATAAACCTACAAGAGATctcaagagaaaaaaatatcttAACAAAGGAGATGATCATATTCAACATGTCTCCACACATCATAGTAAGCTTGTGGATTCCCACTGTGGTCTGGACCTTAAATCTGGAAAGGAGCCGGGTGAGCTGTTGCCTGCAAACATACCAATTGATTTGAATCCAAGTACAAGTATCTGTTCGTTTTGCCAATCCTCCGAAACTTCAGAG GCTACTGGACCCATGCTTCATTATGCAAATGGAAAGTCAGTTATAGGAGATGCTGCAATGCAACCGAATGTCATACACGTGCATAGATGCTGTGTTGACTG GGCACCACAAGTGTATTTTGTTGATGAAACTTGTAAGAACTTGAAGGCAGAAGTGGCAAGGGGAGCAAAGCTGAAATGCAGCACATGTGGTCTAAAAGGAGCTGCTCTTGGCTGCTATGTCAAATCATGTAAAAGAACTTATCATGTTCCTTGTGCAATGGATGTTTCAACTTGCCGCTGGGATCAA GAGAAGTATCTCTTGCTCTGTCCTGTTCACTCTAATGCCAAATTTCCACATGAGAAATCCAGGCCTAAAAAACAGGCAACACAGGAGCATCCTGCTTCAGCTCATTT ATCATCTCAGCTTTCAAACCCGCTTGGAGCTTTTCATGATGATGGTAAAAAAGTGGTTTTTTGTGGCTCTGCTCTATCAGATGAAGAAAAG GTGCTACTGATCAATTTCGCAAGCAAGGTTGGTGCTACAGTGACTAAGTTCTGGACCTCAGATGTCACCCATGTGATTGCAGCAACTGATGCAAATGGAGCATGCTCTAGGACGCTGAAAGTCCTCATGGCAATTCTAAATGGACGATGGGTTCTGAAAATTGATT GGATCAAAGCATGCATGAAAGTGATGAGTCTTGTCGAAGAAGAACCATATGAAATTAGTCTTGACAACCAAGGGTGTAATGGTGGCCCAAAAGCTGGCAGACTTAGTGCTCTGGCCAAT GAGCCAAAGCTATTTAGTGGCTTAAAGTTTTACTTCTCTGGTGATTATGTGTCGAGTTATAAGGAAGATCTTGAAGATTTAGTTGAAGTGGGAGGAGGTGCGGTTTTGACAAGCAAGGATAAATTAGAAGCTAAAAGACATGAATTTGAAGTGACTTCAAATTTGCTGATTGTTTACAATCTTGATCCGCCACAAGGAAGTAAATTGGGGGATGAAGTTTCAACTCTTTGGCAGAGACTAAATGAGGCTGAAGATCTAGCTGCCAATACTGGTTCCCAAGTCATTGGACACACATGGATTCTGGAGTCAATTGCTGCGTGTAAGTTGCAGCCTTTTATTTGCTAA